The Bacteroidales bacterium genome includes the window AGTTGAACTAATAAATACTTGAAATCGGTGAAAAGCCCAAGCGAAGCTAATGAATCGAACCCGCTAAAAATAAACAGAGATATAATAATTGCAAGGATAAATGATACTATTTGGTTATCGGTAAGGCTAGATGCAAAAACTCCTATAGCAGCATAGGCCGAAGCCAGAAAAAACAACCCGATGAACGAGCCCCAAGTTCCACCAGTATCAATATTACCAATAGGACTTCCTAGGAAGAATATCGATATAAAAAAGATTAGCGAAGGAATGAGTATAAGCAAAACGAGTAGAACCGAGGCAAAGTATTTTCCAAGTACAAGCTTTAAATCGCTAATGGGTCGGGTTAGGATTAACTCAATTGTACCACTCTTTTTTTCCTCAGCAAAGGTTTTCATGGTTATAGCGGGAACAAGAAAAAGGAATACCCAAGGTGCTATGATAAAAAGAGTCTCCAATGTGGAGTAACCACTATCGAGAACATTTAAAGAGCCGGGGAATACCCACATAATAAGACCATTCACCACTAAGAAGAATGTTGCGGCTATGTATCCTGTTAATGAAGAGAAAAATCCACTGACCTCTTTTTTAAAAATTGCGAACATTTCCTTCTGGTTGATTTTATTATTGTCTGCAATAATACCTAATAAAGAATAAACAACCCAAATTGTCATTCCTGCGAACCGTTAGCTCATGAGCGAAGCGAATAATGCAGGAATCTATTTCTTTTAATAGATTCCGGGACTTCGCCCGGAATGACATTAAGTTTCTTTTTTATTTTAGGTATAATGGCAGATATACATATTTTAAAATTCTATTTCTTGACTACTTCTTCTCCGTTTGCACAATGGTTGAGTCCTTATTCTCAATAATCAAATCTGAGGATCGAGTTTGATCAACCTCGCTGATATTTACAATCTTTACTTTTCTATAGTAGTAATTGATAATCTTATCGTATTTCCAACCCCTTGATGCCATTTGCATTGCTCCCTCCTGACAAAGACCAACCCCATGACCATAGCCACGTCCATCAATTCTTATAATATTCTTAACAGCGGTTACTGAAAAAAACGCCGAACGGAGTTTAAAATTGCTCCGTATTTGAATTGTAGGTATTTTCTGATTTGCAATAGGATAGTAAACTGGTCGTTCCTTGGGTTTAAAATCATACTGCTTAATATCAGTTATGGCTGTAGTATCAACACCTTTCGATTGAAGGAATTTCTTCCATTTTCCGAGCGGAATTTTCATCTCCCAACTGGCATTTCGTGTGCTGGTACAATACCTATCCTCTACTGATACTAAATATGATTTTGGGATAAGCCAAACATCCTGTGAGTTAGCAGTAAAACCACCGCAATTTGAATGGAATGCAGCGGTTATAAATTGCATTGTGGTGTCTACAATTACCAGATCTTTTGTAGCTACAGTTGCTGTATAAATATCTTTATCAAAATTCATTTTTCCTTTATACGCTTGGCAATGCGTTCCATCGCAAAGATTGAATCCTTCGCCTTTATGCTTTTCGAGATGAGCCAATGCAAAAGTTCGAGCAATTAGCGATTGGGCTTTGTAGAACTCTTCATCTTTATTTGGTCCAGATTCTGCCTCAACCACAGATGCGATATACTTTTCTCGGTCAATCATATTTATAACCATCAGCCTATTGAATTCCACATATAAGCTGATATTATCGCTGTAGTTCCTAGCAGGAAATGATGGAAGTATGGGTTTAACCCGAATGGCATCATTATCAGTTTGACCTACAATTGAAATTCTTGCCCATGTTCCTAAATTAGAGTTAGCATCTCGAACAAGGATAGAATCACCAACCCTACTCAAATAGACTATTTGATCTGTTCTGAGCTGAATTTCATCCTTTCCAGTAATAAGTTTATAGCTACCTTCTGTTGGTGTTACCAAAACTGTATTCAAACTCAAATCGTTGAAAAGGCTTATACTTACCTTCTGTGAATAAAGGTTTGTGCAGAGCAAAAGACTTAAAGTAACCAATAAAGTTCTATTCATTGCCGAAAATTGAGTTTATTGTTTTAAAAGGTTAACCACTCGTGCCCCAACCCGTTCCGAAGAACCCTCGCCGCCTAAAATCTGCCTTAGTTTGGAGAAATCATTCAGCATATCGTCCCTCTGCTTGCAACCGGGTAGTAGAACGGATGCCTCATTGTAGAGCCTGTTGACATTAAGATCGTATTGCTTTAGCTCCTTTACCACCTCGCGATCCATAATCAGGTTAACTAAAGAGATATATTTAACCTTAATCACAATCCATGCAATTAGCATTGAGAAGAACCCTCCCTTGTAGCAAACAACTTCGGGAACGTTGAGTAATGCCGACTCAAGGGTGGCTGTACCAGATGTTACCAACGCCAAAGTGCTATGTCTGAATAGCTGATAGGTTTGCCCAAACACAATTGAAACGGGTTTGCCTTTAAAATAGGGTTCGTAAACACTTGCGCCAAGTGATGGTGCGCCGGCTATAACGAATTGGTAATCGGGGAATCTATCAACCATTTTTAGCATTATGGGTAGGTTGTACTTAATCTCCTGCTTCCGGCTACCCGCAACCAGTGCAACTATTGGTTTGTTTGGCAGGTTATTCTGCTTAATAAACTCGCCGAACATCTGGTTTTTATCCAACTTAAAGTTAATGGCATCAATTGAAGGGTTTCCCTGAAAAATTGGTTCAATTGAATGTTTCCTGAAATAATCTATTTCGAAAGGGAATATGATGAAAAGTTGATCAACATAGCTCTTCAATATTTTTACTCTTGATTCCCTCCAAGCCCAAACCTTTGGGGCAATGTAGTAGAATACCTTTAGGCCTGATTCTTTAGCAAATTTTGCAATTCGAAGGTTAAAACCGGGATAATCTACCAGAATAACAACATCGGGTTTGTAGACCATTATATCCTCCTTGCAAAGGCGAAGATTCTTAGAAATTGATTTGATGTTCATCAGCACCTCAACGAATCCCATGAATGCCATTTCACGGTAATGCTTTACCAAATCTCCCCCCTGAGCCTTCATTAAATCGCCTCCAAAAAAACGGAATTCCGCATTCATATCCTGTTTTCTAATTCCGCGCATTAGGTTGGATGCGTGTAAATCGCCAGAAGCTTCACCAGCAACAAGGTAGTACTTCATCTTTTATAATTATTTTATACTAAACGAATATCTTTAATCCAAAAACTAAAAGAGCCATAATAATTGTTGCAGCAAGCACTCCTTTGGCTGCGCTAAGTTTATCTATCCAAATAAATATGAAAAAAATAGCCACATTGGGAATAACCGCTAAGCTAAGAATCTGTGAAGAAAAACCTTTTGTTAGTATCATTTCGTAGAATGAAATCAAACCTTTATGTGAAAATCCAAAGAAATAGATCCCAAAAAAGGTTATGCCGGGCACAATAATTCCCAAAACAAGGCCAATCCATTGTTTATCGATTTTTTGCAGCATATTTTTGATCCTGATTATTAAAACTCCATTGATTTAACCTTTCTATTTCTTTATAATTTGTAAGATCGGTGGTTATTGGCACAATAGATATATAACCGTTTGCTAATGCCCATTCATCTGTATCAATTGCATCGGGTTCGTTATTATGAAAATAACCTGTTAGCCAAAAGTATTCCTGCCCACGAGGATCGGTTCGTTTGTCGAATTCTTCCCTCCATATCCCATTATTCTGCCTACAGATTTTTATTCCTTTAATCTTTTCAATTGGCAATACTGGAATGTTTACGTTTAGGCACGATCTGTTCGATAATCCATTCTCAAGAACACTTTCAATTATCGATTTTCCAAAATGCACCGCGGCAGAAAAATCGGGATTGTTACCGTAATCGAGCAATGAGAAACCTATTGAAGGGATATTGTAAAGGCTACCCTCAATTGTTGCAGCCATTGTTCCTGAGTAGAAAATGCTTACCGATGAATTTGAACCATGGTTAATTCCCGAAAGAATCAAATCGGGTGGATTTGTGAATAGCTGATTCATTGCCAGCTTTACACAATCAACGGGAGTTCCATTAACCGAGTAGAGCTCAACATCATCGGTTCTTGAGCGTTTCTTTAATCTCAGCGGGGTTTTAATTGTAATGGCATGTGACATCCCTGAATTGCCCTCATCAGGAGCAACTGCTATAATTCGCCCAAAAGGTTTAGCCATTTCGATTAATGCCTCTATCCCTTTTGCACGAAATCCATCGTCGTTTGTTACCAGAATTACCGGTTTTCTTGTTTCTGTATTATTCCCCATCACGTTATCAATTGACCTGCAAAGATATTTAAATCAACTTATGCTGCAATATAAAAATGGTTGATTAACTTGAATATGTGATTAAACTCGTGTCCATTTGGGTGTTTAAATCCTTCGCTTTGTTCAGGATTTAAATATCTAAAAAACAGATATTTCACTTTATTCAGCATGACAAAGCAACAATCTAATGGTGAACTGAGAATCAGCATATTATACCTACATCGAATTCACGTTAGGCTTAATAAACAATGGTTCGGTAATCTTTTTGGTAGATTTTTGTGACTTGGTGACTTAGTGGCTTTTAATATTTTTTGGCCACCAAAACTCAAAAGCACCAAATTGCACCAAATCAGTAATTCAAAAATATCGGTTAAAAATTTACCGAACTATTGATAAAGATGTTTTAAAGAAACTTTATATAAAAACATCAGAATTGCATAGATACAACCCTGATGTTTATTGATTTTATCTCAAATTAAATGTTTTTTTACTTATCCGGATTAAGAATAATTGGCATAGTCTTTTTTGTATCCATAATAATTAACTTAGCATTGGGTGATGTTGCAATTGCCTTGATCATTTCGTACTGAAGCTGTTTATCACTAAGCCCAGTGCTTAATATCTTCTGATAATCGGCAATACCTTGTGCTTCCACACGTTTACGTTCTGCTTCCTGTTTTTCCTTTTGAAGAACGAAGGTCATTTTTTGTGCATCCTGCTCAGCATTTATCTTCGATTCAATGGTTGTTTTAACCGATTCGGGCAGAGTAAGATTTCGAACCAGTAGCTGCTCAAGGAATAAACCTCTTTCCTTAAAATCTTTATCGATGGTACTAAATATTCTTGCCTGAAACTCATCCCTTTTGGTTGAATATAAAGCAATAGCATCGTAATACACAGCATTGTCCCTAATTTTTGTTCTACAAATAGGTCGAACTATAGTGTTCTTATAATCGGAACCTATTTCTTTTAGAATTCGGGGCGCCTCGGTTGCAACAACCCGATATAGAACGGTAAGATCTACAACTACCTCAAGCCCATCTGCCGATAATACACGAATGGCATCATCGCCGCTTAGATCTCCCTCATCGTGCTTACCCGACATGGTATAGTTCTGAGTTTTGATATTGAATGGAACAACCTCAACCAAAGGGTTAATAAAATTCAAACCGCTTTCAAGAGTAGTATTATTAACTTTCCCGAATAGCTTTTGAACTCCTACTTCCCCTGGCTCAATTTGAACAAGCGAAGCGACAAGTCCGCCAATTACCAATATTGCAATACCAACAATTTTTACAACGGAGCTGTAAATCCGAACCTGAGGATCGCCCTTTGCAAGGGCAAAACCGATTACGATTACAATAATCCCAATTACTATTATGTACATAGTTTCTGATTTTAGTGGTTAAATAATATGTAAAGATACTTAAAGAAAGAGGGTTTTGCCTTAATATACTCTAAAAATCACACCTGTTCACTTAAATCAAATTGGGAAGCAGCTATTACTCTTTTAAGTAATCATTTGTTTTTACTAGCTTATACTCAGGAGAGCATTCAATCAAATAGTTTAAAATATTTAAATGTCCAGCGCCATAAATTACTAAAATTCTATCTGTAGGTTTTGCGTTGATTTTTTGTATATTTCTAAAAATCCTCAAATTTCTATTAAACCACCAACCCGTAACAAAGTCTGCTCCAAATAGCTCATTGTCTTTAGTTTTGTATTTAAAAACGCCAATTAAATAATTTCCTAAATCCTTTTTAATACTGTTATCGTCATTCATTTGAATTAATTCGGGCAGAATACCTTCCGATTTAAAGACCTGTTTTGGAGAGAAATGTATTAAAGTATCCGGATTTTTATAAAAGAAATTCATAAATCTGCTAGCCTCAATGCTATCTTTACCTTCCAGTACCCTTTTAATATCCTCATAATCCTTTCCCCACTCGTTAATACAATATAATTTTTCAATACCCAACATTTTTGCAAGCCTGAAACCAATTTGCTTTTCTTCGCTTCGTCCTAATTGGTATTCGCCTTGTAAGAATTTATTGTAAAGCGAATCGTATTTTGCCTGTTCGGATGGCTCTCTTTCAATAGCAATAATGGTAGGCTTAAATTTTGCAATTTTACCAACAATATCCTCTATTTCCTGTTGGTATTTGGGTTCTAGAACATCAATCTGATCATTTACTTCGATTTTTTTTACATCGCGATTCGGAAAGCTGAAATGGAAAGTTCCCAACATTAGTACTTCAGTTTTTTGAGACTGCCCAAAAGCCGAAAGAAGTAAAAGCGATAAAGCGGTTGTAAGATAAATTTTCATAGTTTTTTTCTTCTAAAGACATCTATTTCTCAATTTTGTTGCATAGTGCTTTGGGAAATATTGGACACTGGTTTTGTATTAAATTGAGGAGTGAACTTCGATGAATTCACATTATGTTAGGAATACTTTGCCAAGCTTTTTATATCCTAATATATCGCAAAATGCGATATTGAGGGAGGATGGTGTTTAATTTCTAAGAATTTGAAGGGTATATAAAAGGAAGGAAAAGTGTTTTATGGTAAGATTTCCGAATTTTTTAAAAAGTTCGGAAATCTAGGGTTTACCCTTATTTCTTTTCCCCTTTTTCAATTTCTACTAAGCCATTCGAGTTAATCCGTCCTGTTAATTTTTCTTCGGAACTAGCATCGAATGTTACATTACTTGTATCAAACGGTTGAATGGTTGCCTTTAATTTAGAATAGGAAAGAATTGATAAATCCTTCCCTATTATTACGCTATCAAAACAACTTTCAGTATCAACCCGTGGATTCGTGAGACAATTGCAAGTCGAAATAATTTCTTTTGATATCAATTTACCAGATTTGTCGAATGTTATAATACCCGGATAAAGCATATCACCAGACTCTCCAAAAAGAAATGCAAAATAATTTGTTGTATCTGGAAAGCAATTAATTATTGTAAAACAAGAACTAGAAAACACTAATGAATCTGGTGTTGAAGCATCTAAGTGATAACCTTTAATGTGATTTCTGGTAGCATCAAACACATAAGGTAGTGCTATAAACTTTGTTTCATGTATTATATGCCTCAGTCTATTTAGTTTTATTGCCTGACTTTTATTTTGGATTTTTGGATTTGTACAAGAAATTAGTACAACTAATAAAATCGATGTAGAGATAAGTGTAGTTTTCATTATTATTTAATTTTATTCTTAGGTTATTTAAACTCTAGCAGGACCTTCGGACTCTGCTAGGTTATCCAACTTGTTTGACCTTCCAGATTCGTAAGAACTGGAAGCGTCAATTGTAAAATTGTTAAGTCAACCCACATTAATTTATATGCTCCCAACTCTTTAAGTAAAACAAAATAAAAAACTATTCCTTTTCCTTTAATTTTATTGTTAATTGCTTTATGGTAAGAACTCCGATCTTTTAAAAGGTTCGGAAATCTAGGGTTTATGTGTTGGGTTTAATCTTTAGCATAGTGCCGCTGTTATGTGCATGTGCTATTTTGTGATACACCTACAATTGTCTGTTCCAGACATTCCCATTCTTAGCCCAAACTCTTTGCTAAAAACGCTAAGAATATTTGACATTTGCTGGCATTCTTCGAATTCATTCTCATAAACATCGGGGCAATTATACCAATAAAATTTGTATTTGTTCTTAGTAGCATACTCTACATAAAAGGTATAACCATCCGATACTTTATTTTTCCATCCTTTTATGTCCGATTGTGCAGGAAGTTTATAGATATCCTCCTTTTCTATTGCAGTAAAAAATGTTTTCCAATTCGTTTTGGGTTCTAATTTCTTAACCCCAAATGTATCGATTGAAAAAGCCTTTGCATAGTCCAACATATTAAGGTCGGGACTCCATTTGGCTGTTTCAACAAAGTTATAGTTTAAGCAAATCCATTTGTTATCTATTTTCTTAATTATGAAAACCTGCCCTAAAGGCATTACTTCAACCTTTGCCCATAAACGTAATTCGAGTGAATCGGAACCATTCTCAAGCTGATTGAGCATTAATTCTTGAGCGGCCTTCTTTTTCACCTCATAAAAGATATCTGGTTGATGAGTTGCCGAAGTATCAGGCAATTCTATTTTAAATATCGGTTTATCCCTGCCAATATTATTACATGCAGATAATGCTACAATCAGAATTAATAATTTCGAGAGATGTTTCATTTTGATAGCATTGTACATTACTAAATCATAAGCCAAACTATTCCTATTCCTTTAATTTTATTGTTAATTGCTTTATGTATTGGGTTTAACTTTAACTCAGAAGTTTAGAACTCCAAATGCGTTATCAGCTCAAATACAATAAATACACTGTTAGCAAACGTAATTATTGGTTTAGGAAATTTCTTATTTTGTTTTTTTCTTTTTCTGAATAAGGAGTTGAATAGTTGTTGTCGCCTGAAAAATTAACAGTTCGAAACAATTCTTTCTTATATATATTCATCACTTTCTTAGTAAAACCGTAAACTTGGATATTTGGTAAAATAATTTCATTTGCCTTATAGTGAATCCAATAATAGGTGTCATAAATCTGGCCAATCTCATTTTCATAGAGAACCAACATATGAATGCAGAATTTGTTATTAATTATGAATTGTGGACTATAGTCTATCCCAGTATGAAAAGTGTCTGTTGGATTAATGTCCTTATATAAATGTTGCCTTTGAAACGAATTAAACTCATTTAGTTTTTGCCTTATAATTGGTACTTCTGATAGTGTATCAGCAACAAAACAACCAATTATTTTTGCAGTATGATTCCCGATATTTGCACCTTTAATCTTAATACTTAATTTAACTTTTACTGGTAAATTTCCAATACTA containing:
- a CDS encoding SpoIID/LytB domain-containing protein, with the protein product MNRTLLVTLSLLLCTNLYSQKVSISLFNDLSLNTVLVTPTEGSYKLITGKDEIQLRTDQIVYLSRVGDSILVRDANSNLGTWARISIVGQTDNDAIRVKPILPSFPARNYSDNISLYVEFNRLMVINMIDREKYIASVVEAESGPNKDEEFYKAQSLIARTFALAHLEKHKGEGFNLCDGTHCQAYKGKMNFDKDIYTATVATKDLVIVDTTMQFITAAFHSNCGGFTANSQDVWLIPKSYLVSVEDRYCTSTRNASWEMKIPLGKWKKFLQSKGVDTTAITDIKQYDFKPKERPVYYPIANQKIPTIQIRSNFKLRSAFFSVTAVKNIIRIDGRGYGHGVGLCQEGAMQMASRGWKYDKIINYYYRKVKIVNISEVDQTRSSDLIIENKDSTIVQTEKK
- a CDS encoding prohibitin family protein, with protein sequence MYIIVIGIIVIVIGFALAKGDPQVRIYSSVVKIVGIAILVIGGLVASLVQIEPGEVGVQKLFGKVNNTTLESGLNFINPLVEVVPFNIKTQNYTMSGKHDEGDLSGDDAIRVLSADGLEVVVDLTVLYRVVATEAPRILKEIGSDYKNTIVRPICRTKIRDNAVYYDAIALYSTKRDEFQARIFSTIDKDFKERGLFLEQLLVRNLTLPESVKTTIESKINAEQDAQKMTFVLQKEKQEAERKRVEAQGIADYQKILSTGLSDKQLQYEMIKAIATSPNAKLIIMDTKKTMPIILNPDK
- the lpxB gene encoding lipid-A-disaccharide synthase; this translates as MKYYLVAGEASGDLHASNLMRGIRKQDMNAEFRFFGGDLMKAQGGDLVKHYREMAFMGFVEVLMNIKSISKNLRLCKEDIMVYKPDVVILVDYPGFNLRIAKFAKESGLKVFYYIAPKVWAWRESRVKILKSYVDQLFIIFPFEIDYFRKHSIEPIFQGNPSIDAINFKLDKNQMFGEFIKQNNLPNKPIVALVAGSRKQEIKYNLPIMLKMVDRFPDYQFVIAGAPSLGASVYEPYFKGKPVSIVFGQTYQLFRHSTLALVTSGTATLESALLNVPEVVCYKGGFFSMLIAWIVIKVKYISLVNLIMDREVVKELKQYDLNVNRLYNEASVLLPGCKQRDDMLNDFSKLRQILGGEGSSERVGARVVNLLKQ
- the gldF gene encoding gliding motility-associated ABC transporter permease subunit GldF yields the protein MFAIFKKEVSGFFSSLTGYIAATFFLVVNGLIMWVFPGSLNVLDSGYSTLETLFIIAPWVFLFLVPAITMKTFAEEKKSGTIELILTRPISDLKLVLGKYFASVLLVLLILIPSLIFFISIFFLGSPIGNIDTGGTWGSFIGLFFLASAYAAIGVFASSLTDNQIVSFILAIIISLFIFSGFDSLASLGLFTDFKYLLVQLGINEHYGSISRGVIDTRDVIYFGCLSSIFIIATRVRIQSRKW
- the surE gene encoding 5'/3'-nucleotidase SurE; amino-acid sequence: MGNNTETRKPVILVTNDDGFRAKGIEALIEMAKPFGRIIAVAPDEGNSGMSHAITIKTPLRLKKRSRTDDVELYSVNGTPVDCVKLAMNQLFTNPPDLILSGINHGSNSSVSIFYSGTMAATIEGSLYNIPSIGFSLLDYGNNPDFSAAVHFGKSIIESVLENGLSNRSCLNVNIPVLPIEKIKGIKICRQNNGIWREEFDKRTDPRGQEYFWLTGYFHNNEPDAIDTDEWALANGYISIVPITTDLTNYKEIERLNQWSFNNQDQKYAAKNR